The Heyndrickxia vini genome contains a region encoding:
- a CDS encoding ABC transporter permease, whose product MKWLYLFRANFRREYIYLKRYLPNTISELITFYAIFLFLFFGIQIVGDPSTVEVNVQNTIVNYLFWFLAMMVMQGIGWSIMNEAQLGTLEQMYMSPMGAWKILLARIISSTILQLIMIVILLYLSMVTTNTWLNVDVLSILPILIFTLISMVGVSFMIAGLAIIFKQIGSFLQIFQFILMGLTFAPLSTMPYLTILPVVKGVDMARGIMIHHSSLMNFSIGDYTSLVANAVVYLILGIVVFKRCEKTAMIKGVLGQH is encoded by the coding sequence ATGAAGTGGCTGTATCTGTTTAGGGCAAACTTCCGAAGAGAATATATTTATTTAAAAAGGTACTTACCGAACACAATTAGTGAACTTATCACGTTTTACGCCATTTTTTTATTTCTGTTTTTTGGCATTCAAATTGTCGGCGACCCATCCACTGTTGAGGTTAATGTACAAAATACAATTGTGAATTATTTGTTTTGGTTCTTGGCTATGATGGTGATGCAAGGGATTGGATGGAGTATTATGAATGAAGCCCAACTGGGTACACTAGAGCAAATGTATATGTCACCAATGGGGGCATGGAAAATTCTACTTGCTCGAATCATCTCTTCAACTATTCTTCAACTTATCATGATTGTCATTCTATTATACTTATCGATGGTAACAACAAATACCTGGCTAAATGTAGATGTTCTGTCTATTCTTCCAATTTTGATATTTACATTGATAAGTATGGTCGGTGTAAGCTTCATGATTGCGGGATTAGCGATTATTTTTAAACAGATTGGTTCCTTCCTGCAGATTTTTCAGTTTATATTAATGGGACTGACCTTTGCTCCGCTTTCAACTATGCCTTATTTAACGATTTTGCCTGTAGTAAAAGGGGTGGATATGGCTAGAGGAATTATGATTCACCACTCAAGTTTAATGAATTTTTCAATCGGCGACTATACATCACTAGTTGCTAACGCTGTAGTATATCTTATTCTTGGTATTGTTGTATTTAAACGCTGCGAAAAAACAGCGATGATAAAAGGTGTACTAGGACAACACTAA
- a CDS encoding ABC transporter ATP-binding protein, which translates to MEFVIDIQHLKKSYKKRKSNEVIEAVKGISLQVKKGEVIGLLGPNGAGKTTTIKIMMCGLLLPNEGTVTINGIDMVKHRLKALRHISAVLEGNRNLYWRMTVRENMEYFSGNRGLSKKEISDKVDELLERLNLTQKANELVNSLSRGMQQKLSIAIAILADTEIIFLDEPTLGLDVEISYEIRNLLKEVAKEYNKTILLSSHDMPVVQEICERVVIINEGRIVTDDSVSNLLSLFDTKAYTFTLGTIVSHQFLEEIGEHFIVHSETNNSGQSIVTVTIQHSDDFYKVIELFKEENIVIEKVDRSIIDFEQVFMKIVKGEMVHEVAVSV; encoded by the coding sequence ATGGAATTTGTCATTGACATTCAACATTTAAAAAAGAGTTATAAAAAGAGAAAATCAAATGAAGTAATTGAAGCAGTAAAGGGGATTTCACTACAAGTAAAAAAAGGGGAAGTTATCGGTTTGCTTGGGCCAAATGGAGCAGGAAAAACAACGACGATTAAAATAATGATGTGCGGTCTTTTGTTACCAAATGAAGGAACGGTGACGATTAATGGAATCGATATGGTGAAACATAGGCTAAAAGCACTTCGACATATTTCCGCAGTATTAGAAGGAAATAGGAATCTTTATTGGCGAATGACGGTGCGAGAAAACATGGAATATTTCTCAGGAAATCGAGGATTGTCGAAAAAGGAAATATCAGATAAAGTCGATGAGCTTCTCGAACGGCTAAATTTGACACAAAAGGCAAATGAATTAGTGAATTCGTTATCAAGGGGAATGCAACAAAAACTCTCAATTGCAATTGCAATCCTTGCTGATACAGAGATTATTTTCCTTGATGAACCGACATTAGGACTAGATGTGGAAATAAGCTATGAAATTAGAAACTTACTAAAAGAAGTGGCGAAAGAATATAATAAAACCATTTTGTTAAGCTCGCATGATATGCCTGTCGTTCAAGAAATATGTGAGCGGGTCGTAATTATAAACGAAGGAAGAATTGTTACGGATGATAGTGTGAGCAACTTGCTTTCACTTTTTGATACAAAGGCATACACCTTTACACTGGGAACTATAGTGTCCCATCAATTCCTTGAAGAAATAGGGGAGCATTTTATTGTACATTCAGAAACAAATAATTCCGGACAATCGATTGTGACAGTAACAATTCAACACAGTGATGACTTTTATAAAGTTATTGAACTGTTTAAGGAAGAAAATATAGTCATTGAAAAAGTAGATCGTTCCATTATTGACTTTGAGCAAGTCTTTATGAAAATAGTTAAGGGGGAAATGGTGCATGAAGTGGCTGTATCTGTTTAG
- a CDS encoding Lmo0850 family protein, protein MKRDHDKLKKVITNFAEIGVKLSKTKSRLEIFKVLEDVKNIPKYPKLHH, encoded by the coding sequence TTGAAAAGAGATCATGATAAACTGAAGAAGGTAATTACTAACTTTGCGGAAATTGGGGTAAAACTATCAAAAACAAAATCCCGACTAGAAATCTTCAAAGTATTAGAAGACGTAAAAAACATCCCAAAATATCCGAAACTACATCACTAA
- a CDS encoding MDR family MFS transporter produces MVDNKSKIGFVVAGLLLGILMASMDNTIVVTAMGTIVGDLGGLESFVWVVSAYMVAEMAGMPIFGKLSDMFGRKRFFMMGLILFMIGSILCATAGNITQLSIYRAIQGIGGGALVPIAFTIVFDIFPPENRGKMGGLFGAVFGLSSIFGPLIGAYITDYISWHWVFLINLPLGILALVFVTLFYHESKQHVKQKIDWWGAITLVGAVVCLMFALELGGKKYAWDSTTIISLFASFVVLSIIFILVEKRVSEPIISFPMFKQRLFAGSTLVALFYGAAFMTATLFIPMFIQGVYGGSATNSGLILLPMMLGSVITAQLGGFLTTKLSYRSIMFISGVITIVGMFLLTTITPETKRFVLTIYMIITGLGVGFSFSVLQMAAIHNFGMEQRGSATSTSNFIRSLGMTIGITIFGMIQKNIFANKMDNIFSGLGQMPKGAAIDPNALLNEQARTHIPTEILEKITTALSSSIAHTFMWGLVPAGLAFLFIFVMSKEKMVVKKETRMESSS; encoded by the coding sequence ATGGTTGATAATAAAAGTAAAATAGGATTTGTGGTAGCAGGTCTATTGTTAGGAATACTAATGGCATCGATGGATAATACCATTGTTGTTACTGCGATGGGCACGATTGTGGGAGATTTAGGCGGGCTAGAAAGCTTTGTTTGGGTGGTATCCGCCTATATGGTAGCTGAAATGGCTGGTATGCCGATATTTGGTAAATTATCAGATATGTTTGGCAGAAAGAGATTTTTTATGATGGGATTAATTTTGTTTATGATTGGTTCTATCCTTTGTGCAACAGCGGGAAACATAACTCAACTTAGTATTTATCGTGCCATTCAAGGGATTGGAGGAGGAGCATTAGTTCCAATCGCATTTACCATTGTTTTTGATATTTTTCCACCGGAAAATCGGGGGAAAATGGGTGGATTGTTTGGAGCTGTTTTTGGATTATCAAGTATTTTCGGCCCGCTTATCGGTGCTTATATTACTGATTATATCAGTTGGCATTGGGTGTTTTTAATTAATCTACCATTAGGCATTCTTGCACTTGTATTTGTTACATTGTTCTATCATGAATCAAAACAGCATGTGAAACAGAAAATTGATTGGTGGGGTGCTATCACACTAGTTGGTGCAGTCGTTTGCCTTATGTTTGCTTTAGAATTGGGCGGGAAGAAGTATGCTTGGGATTCAACGACAATCATCAGTCTATTTGCTAGTTTTGTTGTTTTGTCAATTATCTTCATTTTGGTTGAAAAAAGAGTTTCGGAGCCTATTATTTCATTTCCAATGTTTAAACAGCGTCTATTTGCGGGTAGTACACTAGTAGCACTATTTTATGGAGCAGCATTCATGACTGCTACACTATTTATTCCGATGTTTATTCAAGGGGTATACGGAGGTAGTGCAACAAACTCCGGATTAATCTTACTACCAATGATGCTAGGGTCGGTTATAACTGCACAATTAGGTGGATTTTTGACAACGAAACTAAGTTATCGTAGCATCATGTTTATTTCAGGAGTAATCACTATAGTTGGGATGTTTTTACTTACAACAATCACTCCTGAAACAAAACGATTCGTGCTTACTATTTATATGATTATTACCGGCCTTGGTGTAGGTTTCTCCTTTTCAGTACTTCAAATGGCAGCAATCCATAACTTTGGGATGGAGCAACGGGGCTCGGCAACATCAACAAGTAATTTTATTCGTTCTTTAGGAATGACGATAGGAATCACAATCTTTGGAATGATTCAAAAAAATATATTTGCCAATAAAATGGATAATATATTTTCTGGGTTGGGCCAAATGCCAAAAGGAGCAGCCATCGATCCGAATGCACTTCTAAATGAGCAGGCACGTACACATATTCCAACAGAAATTTTAGAAAAAATCACAACTGCTTTATCCTCATCCATTGCTCATACATTTATGTGGGGGTTGGTTCCAGCAGGATTAGCATTTTTATTTATCTTTGTAATGAGTAAAGAGAAAATGGTGGTAAAGAAAGAAACTAGAATGGAATCTTCATCCTAA
- a CDS encoding polymer-forming cytoskeletal protein, which produces MERRNLNIFGSGSYSGGHYAKVKIKGDGTVTSDIDCQEFKTHGNSELLGNVKAESFIIYGTVDIKENLKSNIVKINGTMDINGDISGHHILIRGNGEIDGNLYGEKVEVKGGLSVKENCEVEIFQLDGGFQIGGLLNAGNINIGMKYGESRVTEIGGESITIRKKPSFLGLSKQFGKMTTEMIEGDIIYLEYTNAKVVRGNKIEIGPGCEIGIVEYKENFKQHKTSTVKENKKI; this is translated from the coding sequence ATGGAGCGAAGGAATCTAAATATATTTGGTTCAGGAAGCTATTCGGGTGGTCACTATGCAAAGGTAAAAATAAAAGGAGATGGAACGGTAACCAGTGATATAGATTGCCAAGAATTCAAAACGCATGGAAATAGCGAATTATTAGGGAACGTCAAAGCTGAATCATTTATTATTTATGGAACCGTCGATATAAAGGAAAATTTGAAATCAAATATAGTAAAAATAAATGGAACGATGGACATTAATGGTGATATATCAGGTCATCATATTTTAATTCGTGGAAATGGAGAAATAGACGGGAATCTTTATGGAGAAAAAGTAGAGGTCAAAGGAGGTCTATCTGTTAAGGAGAATTGTGAAGTAGAAATCTTTCAATTAGATGGTGGGTTTCAAATTGGCGGACTATTAAATGCGGGGAATATTAACATTGGCATGAAATATGGGGAAAGCAGAGTAACAGAAATTGGTGGAGAATCAATTACAATCCGTAAAAAACCTTCATTTCTTGGTTTAAGCAAACAATTTGGGAAAATGACAACAGAAATGATTGAGGGAGATATCATATATTTAGAATATACGAATGCGAAAGTTGTTCGCGGAAATAAAATAGAAATTGGACCTGGATGTGAAATTGGGATAGTTGAATATAAAGAAAACTTCAAGCAACATAAGACATCGACTGTAAAAGAAAATAAAAAAATATAG
- a CDS encoding bactofilin family protein has product MGLGRKNDLVINGFGRSNGGRFEDVVLNGKGTIDGDVECKVYDCNGLGTLNGNVTAETVRINGKGKINGNIVARDITVDGHASLGGNISHESLRISGHCSLGGTVKGDKIKINGKAIIGGDCETEEFVTEGLFTIGGLLNAEEIDIALYGECKVKEIGGQSIRIRQKPYGLIKLFRSLFPTRLITDTIEGDDIYLEGVRAKIVRGNNVTIGNNCEIDLVEYYEESSIDKGSNVKKCIKL; this is encoded by the coding sequence ATGGGGTTGGGTAGGAAAAACGATTTAGTGATTAATGGTTTTGGAAGATCGAATGGTGGTCGATTTGAAGATGTTGTATTAAATGGTAAAGGTACAATTGATGGAGATGTTGAATGTAAGGTGTATGACTGCAATGGATTAGGAACATTAAATGGCAATGTGACGGCCGAGACCGTACGAATAAACGGTAAAGGGAAAATCAATGGCAATATTGTTGCAAGGGATATTACGGTTGATGGTCATGCTTCATTAGGCGGAAACATTTCACATGAATCACTTAGAATTTCCGGACATTGCTCACTTGGAGGTACAGTGAAAGGGGATAAAATTAAAATAAACGGAAAGGCAATTATCGGTGGTGACTGCGAGACGGAGGAATTTGTTACAGAAGGATTGTTTACAATTGGTGGTCTTTTAAACGCTGAAGAAATTGATATAGCCCTTTACGGTGAATGTAAAGTAAAGGAGATTGGCGGTCAGTCCATAAGAATTCGGCAAAAACCATATGGATTAATAAAGTTATTCCGTTCATTGTTTCCTACCCGACTAATAACCGACACTATTGAAGGCGATGATATCTATCTGGAGGGGGTCCGTGCAAAAATTGTTCGGGGAAACAATGTTACGATTGGCAACAATTGTGAAATAGATTTAGTTGAATACTATGAAGAATCTTCTATAGATAAAGGTTCAAATGTGAAGAAATGCATTAAGTTATAG
- a CDS encoding YhbD family protein, translating to MSQDLISKKDLLDLTGISYGQLYRWKRKNLIPEEWFIRKSTFTGQETFFPKVKILERIEKIQLMKENLSLDELADVFSPDLTNVSLSYEEILKRRISSKPVMDFFIENIGQLDEFSFEQTLTIYILEKMLQSGNINLDEGRMVLDVLLEHYRKVESKTAELIFIRKLGMSTCFLASNNDELFFEKGTKIIVRLSLASCLEELKSKWT from the coding sequence ATGAGTCAAGATTTGATATCCAAAAAGGACTTGTTAGACCTGACAGGAATCTCCTATGGGCAATTGTATCGATGGAAAAGAAAAAATTTAATACCGGAAGAATGGTTTATTCGGAAATCAACTTTTACAGGGCAAGAGACATTTTTCCCTAAAGTAAAGATATTAGAAAGAATTGAAAAAATTCAATTAATGAAGGAAAACTTATCTTTAGACGAATTAGCTGATGTATTTTCTCCAGATTTAACAAATGTAAGTCTTAGTTATGAAGAAATTTTAAAAAGAAGAATCTCATCTAAGCCTGTTATGGACTTTTTTATTGAGAATATCGGTCAGTTAGATGAATTTTCTTTTGAACAAACACTAACGATTTACATTCTTGAAAAGATGCTTCAGTCGGGGAACATTAATCTGGATGAAGGAAGAATGGTTCTCGATGTACTTCTGGAGCATTATCGGAAAGTAGAATCCAAAACAGCGGAGTTAATTTTTATTCGAAAATTAGGAATGTCAACCTGTTTTCTTGCGTCGAATAATGATGAACTTTTCTTTGAAAAGGGAACAAAAATTATCGTTCGCCTTTCATTAGCTAGTTGTTTGGAAGAATTAAAATCAAAATGGACGTAA
- a CDS encoding NAD(P)H-dependent flavin oxidoreductase: MFHNILTKTLHIDYPIIQAPMAGGITTPELVAAVSNAGGIGMIGAGYLNAEQTREIIREVKSLTSHTFGVNLFVPEENVANEVEILKMNKHLQKYREELNLPIAGQTIGNKNVFEEQINIIIEECVPICTFTFGLPPEPIVKQLKEAKIFLMGTATTVKEAQFGEKAGMDAIVVQGSEAGGHRGTFLEKPESSMIGLISLIPQVVDQVNIPVIAAGGIMDERGIMAARSLGAQGVQMGTAFLTCKESGAHSLHKAAILEASEEEMVITASFSGKNARGINNRFIEEMSVYEGDIPSYPIQNSLTKDIRKAAGEQNNPNFMSLWSGQSPRLSKNITVSELVQGLVEGYNRIKGTI, translated from the coding sequence ATGTTTCACAATATCTTGACCAAAACTTTACATATAGACTATCCCATTATACAAGCACCTATGGCTGGTGGAATTACAACACCAGAACTAGTTGCAGCTGTTTCAAATGCTGGCGGAATTGGTATGATCGGAGCAGGTTACTTAAATGCAGAACAAACGAGGGAAATCATACGTGAGGTTAAGTCACTTACATCTCATACGTTTGGGGTTAATTTGTTTGTGCCGGAAGAAAATGTAGCGAATGAAGTGGAAATCTTAAAAATGAATAAGCATTTACAAAAGTATCGTGAAGAATTAAATCTTCCAATTGCGGGGCAAACAATAGGTAATAAAAATGTATTTGAAGAGCAAATAAATATCATCATAGAAGAGTGTGTTCCTATCTGTACTTTTACATTTGGATTACCTCCGGAACCAATTGTGAAACAGCTGAAAGAAGCAAAAATCTTTTTAATGGGAACGGCAACAACAGTAAAGGAGGCACAATTTGGGGAGAAAGCGGGAATGGACGCAATCGTCGTACAAGGCAGCGAAGCGGGTGGACACCGTGGTACATTTCTTGAAAAACCAGAGAGTAGTATGATCGGATTAATATCTCTCATTCCTCAAGTCGTTGACCAAGTAAATATCCCAGTCATAGCCGCAGGGGGAATAATGGATGAAAGGGGAATAATGGCAGCCCGCAGTTTAGGTGCACAAGGGGTGCAAATGGGAACGGCTTTTTTAACTTGCAAAGAAAGTGGTGCACACAGCTTGCATAAAGCTGCAATCCTCGAAGCATCTGAAGAGGAAATGGTAATAACAGCTTCTTTTTCAGGTAAAAATGCCAGGGGTATCAATAATCGTTTTATTGAAGAGATGAGTGTGTATGAAGGGGATATTCCGAGTTATCCTATTCAAAATTCTTTAACAAAGGATATTCGCAAAGCTGCGGGGGAACAAAACAATCCTAACTTCATGTCATTATGGTCTGGACAGAGCCCTAGATTAAGCAAAAATATAACAGTTAGCGAGTTAGTCCAAGGACTGGTGGAAGGATATAATCGAATCAAGGGAACCATATAG
- a CDS encoding efflux RND transporter periplasmic adaptor subunit, translating to MKKWTFLLIAFALLFIAVNVYLIEKKNNKIARLHYVSKWETVKQNHLIESFTSDGVVIPSETQYFYVDKEAGFNQFLVKEGDTVETGTPLFDYSSSNIEKQKRVLDTEIDRIEQEIESIDTHLQNLSSLLSDAEKDEAAQVKTNKKGEKSTSIPKTISYSIKIEINQKELEKEKLEQQLKQYEEQKNNYDSEAKNLTIVSNTSGIVKNISYNLKNPVLTIVSTSPVIQGALTEEQLSRVASGMKTISTSKLFKGKITGVIEKISTSPENKPKVEEKSLYPYEISLDDFEQKLHEGYHVNTQVITKEISNATVINKGSMFTQNKKHYIWVLNKGIIEKKPITLGFQINDKQQINSGARVGDFYINKPESIRQSGRFITPLNIEDINKKSIKQVKWKSTLKYVTIGILQK from the coding sequence ATGAAGAAATGGACTTTTTTATTAATAGCCTTTGCCCTACTATTTATAGCGGTAAATGTGTATTTAATAGAAAAAAAGAATAATAAAATCGCACGTTTACATTACGTTTCGAAATGGGAAACCGTAAAACAAAATCATTTAATTGAATCATTTACCAGCGATGGAGTTGTCATACCATCTGAAACACAATATTTCTATGTTGATAAAGAGGCAGGTTTTAACCAGTTTTTAGTCAAAGAAGGAGATACAGTTGAGACGGGCACTCCTTTATTTGATTATTCCTCTTCAAATATTGAGAAACAAAAAAGGGTACTGGATACGGAAATTGATCGAATCGAACAGGAAATTGAAAGTATTGATACTCATCTGCAAAATCTGTCCTCTTTATTGTCCGATGCAGAAAAGGATGAAGCAGCACAAGTAAAGACAAATAAAAAGGGTGAGAAGTCAACTTCCATTCCAAAGACCATCTCTTATTCCATTAAAATTGAGATCAACCAAAAGGAGCTAGAAAAAGAAAAACTTGAACAACAGCTTAAGCAATATGAAGAGCAAAAAAACAACTATGACAGTGAAGCCAAAAATCTAACAATTGTCAGCAACACTTCCGGGATCGTCAAAAACATTTCATACAATTTAAAAAATCCTGTTCTTACAATTGTCTCTACATCGCCCGTTATTCAAGGAGCATTAACAGAGGAGCAACTATCCCGAGTGGCAAGTGGTATGAAAACAATCTCCACTTCCAAACTATTTAAAGGGAAAATTACCGGTGTTATTGAGAAGATTTCCACTTCACCTGAAAACAAACCAAAAGTTGAAGAAAAATCACTATACCCTTATGAAATTTCTTTAGATGATTTCGAACAAAAACTACATGAAGGCTACCATGTAAACACCCAAGTGATTACAAAAGAAATAAGTAATGCAACAGTTATTAATAAAGGCAGTATGTTCACACAGAATAAGAAACATTATATTTGGGTTCTAAATAAAGGTATAATAGAAAAGAAACCAATCACTCTTGGCTTTCAAATAAATGATAAGCAACAGATTAATAGCGGAGCACGGGTCGGGGATTTTTATATTAATAAACCGGAATCCATTAGGCAATCAGGTCGATTCATCACCCCTCTTAACATAGAGGATATTAACAAAAAGTCAATCAAACAAGTAAAGTGGAAATCCACACTAAAATATGTGACAATTGGAATCTTGCAGAAATAG
- a CDS encoding alkaline phosphatase yields the protein MMKKVFIAMLFLFPTSLSSIHADNQKPKNVIFMVMDGTNSDVVTLARWYKGSPLSLDDILVGGVQTYSLRSGITDSAAAATAMAVGKKTNEDMIGMIPFLDKNNGFVARPTVNILEAAKIMGLSTGLISTSPIQHATPAAFSAHSTSRNDYDDIAEQQVHQGINVVLGGGKIALLPKNPDQNQLPQQPMGIGSALPQYRKDGENLIQTIKKKGYHYIETKEQLKNISGTKVWGSFAKEDIAYEIDREQLAPKQPSLAEMTKSAIELLSKQKKGFFLFVEGSKIDWAAHKNDPIGMISEVLSFDEAVKEALSFAKNDKNTLLIAVTDHGNSGLTMGNGDTRQSYYKTPVQNFINPLKKAKYSLAGAMSQLNTDHTNIKQVAKSYGLDPLSQQEFTRLKKAKDLEEEMVSQLAKRAHLGFTTRGHTGEDVFLYAYGPSKPVGLINNTEIPKIIAKFLKIPSFNRLNHSLFINANEYYKNKGYETKIDLTAKENPIFIAKKGETTITYPANKNIKVFNENVVELKGITIFNGSNFWISLD from the coding sequence ATGATGAAAAAAGTCTTTATTGCCATGTTATTTCTATTTCCAACGTCACTATCCTCCATCCACGCAGATAATCAAAAGCCAAAAAATGTTATCTTTATGGTTATGGATGGAACAAATTCCGATGTTGTAACCCTTGCAAGGTGGTATAAAGGAAGTCCACTTTCGCTAGACGACATTTTAGTAGGAGGTGTCCAAACATATTCATTACGATCTGGAATCACCGATTCAGCAGCAGCTGCGACTGCAATGGCTGTAGGAAAAAAGACTAATGAAGATATGATTGGAATGATTCCCTTTTTGGACAAAAACAATGGATTTGTAGCAAGACCAACCGTCAATATACTAGAAGCAGCTAAAATCATGGGCCTGTCCACTGGACTTATTTCTACTTCCCCTATTCAACATGCAACACCCGCTGCTTTCTCTGCACATTCTACATCTCGAAATGATTATGATGATATTGCTGAACAACAAGTTCATCAAGGAATCAACGTTGTATTAGGAGGCGGAAAAATAGCCCTCCTTCCAAAAAATCCGGATCAAAATCAACTTCCCCAACAACCAATGGGGATCGGTTCAGCATTGCCACAATATCGAAAAGACGGTGAAAACCTAATTCAGACAATTAAAAAGAAGGGCTATCACTATATCGAAACAAAGGAACAATTAAAAAATATATCAGGCACAAAAGTATGGGGCAGCTTCGCAAAGGAAGATATTGCTTATGAAATTGATCGTGAACAACTAGCACCTAAGCAGCCTTCCCTAGCAGAGATGACGAAAAGTGCAATAGAACTCTTGTCAAAGCAAAAGAAAGGTTTCTTTTTATTTGTGGAAGGCAGCAAAATTGATTGGGCCGCACATAAAAATGACCCCATTGGAATGATAAGTGAGGTACTATCTTTTGATGAAGCTGTTAAGGAAGCCCTAAGTTTTGCCAAAAACGATAAAAATACATTACTAATCGCTGTAACGGATCACGGGAACAGTGGTCTCACAATGGGAAATGGCGATACAAGACAATCGTATTATAAAACACCTGTGCAAAATTTCATAAACCCGCTAAAAAAGGCAAAATACTCACTAGCTGGCGCAATGTCTCAATTGAATACTGATCACACCAATATTAAACAGGTAGCTAAATCATATGGGTTAGATCCGTTATCCCAGCAAGAATTTACTCGCTTAAAAAAGGCAAAAGATTTGGAAGAAGAAATGGTCAGTCAATTAGCTAAACGCGCACATTTAGGATTTACTACAAGAGGACATACCGGTGAAGATGTTTTCTTGTATGCATACGGGCCGAGTAAACCAGTTGGGCTCATCAATAATACAGAAATCCCGAAAATCATAGCTAAGTTTTTAAAGATTCCTTCCTTTAATAGACTGAATCATTCCCTTTTTATTAATGCAAACGAGTATTACAAAAACAAGGGATATGAAACGAAAATTGATCTGACAGCGAAGGAAAATCCCATTTTCATTGCAAAAAAGGGCGAAACAACGATTACCTATCCCGCAAATAAAAACATTAAAGTTTTTAATGAAAATGTTGTAGAATTAAAAGGGATTACGATATTTAACGGAAGTAACTTTTGGATTAGTCTTGATTAG